The following proteins are encoded in a genomic region of Leptospira fainei serovar Hurstbridge str. BUT 6:
- a CDS encoding ATP-binding cassette domain-containing protein, protein MISVSGLSLNFGKKVLFENVTLKFKEGCRYGLIGANGSGKSTFMKILAGLEQAAAGSIAIDVGVKVGYLKQDHYEYENETVLNTVMMGNKELWEIAKERDEIYSKPEMSDEDGIRVSELEESFGEMGGYEAESVAGELLEGLGIPTNIHGQTLSFLTGGFKLRVLLAQVLFQKPDVLLLDEPTNHLDIKTIHWLESFLLNYKGVVVVISHDRHFINSIATHIADLDYQTMTVYPGNYDEYMEAAQASRERSVADNKRAKEKIAELQEFVSRFSANAAKSKQATSRQKMIEKIKDNMVEIRPSSRQFPYIVFKMKRPLGKDVIIADEISKGYEDRVIFKNFTINITKGEKIAIIGTNGVGKTTLLKTLMKEIEPDSGTVVFGESVEASVFPQDHREGIGQDADTIVEWLYRYAPPGTEMEEIRAILGRMLFSGEMAKKPTQVLSGGEKSRIILGRMILAQDNLLALDEPTNHLDLESIESLNYALTKFEGTVLFVSHDREFVSSIATRVLEVTTEGIRDFKGTYEEFLEREGVEFYKRLAGGPVLAESN, encoded by the coding sequence ATGATCAGCGTCTCAGGTCTTTCTCTAAATTTTGGTAAGAAGGTCCTCTTTGAAAACGTAACCTTGAAGTTCAAAGAGGGGTGTCGTTACGGCTTAATCGGAGCTAACGGATCGGGTAAATCGACTTTCATGAAAATTCTAGCCGGCTTGGAACAAGCGGCAGCCGGTTCCATCGCGATAGATGTGGGCGTTAAGGTCGGTTATCTTAAACAGGATCATTACGAATACGAAAATGAAACCGTACTGAATACGGTAATGATGGGTAATAAAGAGCTGTGGGAGATCGCTAAGGAGCGGGACGAAATTTATTCCAAGCCTGAAATGTCGGACGAGGATGGAATACGAGTTTCCGAACTGGAAGAATCCTTCGGTGAGATGGGCGGATACGAAGCCGAAAGTGTCGCGGGTGAATTACTCGAAGGCCTTGGGATTCCGACTAACATCCACGGCCAAACCCTTTCTTTCCTAACCGGAGGATTTAAACTTCGGGTACTATTGGCACAGGTTCTATTCCAAAAACCTGATGTACTTCTCTTGGACGAGCCTACCAACCACTTGGACATCAAAACCATTCATTGGCTGGAATCGTTTCTTTTAAATTATAAGGGCGTTGTCGTTGTGATTTCTCACGACCGTCACTTCATTAACTCGATAGCTACTCATATTGCCGATTTGGATTATCAGACGATGACCGTATATCCGGGAAATTACGACGAATATATGGAGGCAGCGCAAGCGTCTCGAGAGAGAAGCGTTGCCGATAATAAACGCGCTAAGGAAAAAATCGCCGAGCTGCAAGAGTTTGTGAGCCGATTTAGCGCCAACGCCGCTAAATCGAAGCAGGCTACTTCCCGCCAAAAGATGATCGAAAAGATCAAAGATAATATGGTGGAAATTCGCCCGTCTTCGAGACAGTTCCCTTATATCGTCTTTAAGATGAAACGCCCTCTCGGTAAAGATGTGATTATCGCCGATGAAATTTCCAAGGGCTACGAGGACAGGGTTATTTTTAAGAACTTCACCATCAATATTACAAAAGGTGAAAAGATCGCCATTATCGGTACCAACGGCGTCGGTAAAACGACGCTTTTAAAAACCTTAATGAAGGAAATCGAACCGGACTCCGGAACGGTAGTTTTCGGGGAATCGGTAGAAGCTTCCGTATTTCCTCAAGATCATCGCGAAGGAATCGGACAGGATGCGGATACGATCGTAGAGTGGCTGTATCGGTACGCTCCTCCGGGAACCGAAATGGAAGAGATTCGAGCCATTTTAGGAAGAATGCTTTTTAGCGGAGAAATGGCAAAGAAGCCTACTCAAGTTCTTTCCGGAGGAGAAAAGTCCAGAATCATTCTGGGTAGGATGATTCTGGCACAGGACAATCTTCTCGCGTTAGACGAGCCTACCAATCACCTTGACCTTGAATCGATAGAATCGCTGAACTACGCGTTGACCAAGTTCGAAGGGACCGTACTATTCGTTTCTCATGACCGCGAATTCGTTTCATCGATTGCGACTCGGGTGTTGGAAGTGACTACGGAAGGTATTCGTGACTTTAAAGGAACCTACGAAGAATTCCTGGAGCGGGAAGGAGTGGAATTCTACAAACGACTCGCTGGTGGTCCTGTTTTGGCGGAATCGAATTAA
- the rdgB gene encoding RdgB/HAM1 family non-canonical purine NTP pyrophosphatase, producing MKSLVIASNNAHKIREIRSILSPLGIELKTPRELGVECNPDETGSTFEENALLKARELYSLCRLPSLADDSGICVEALGGEPGVYSARFGGEGLDDEGRARLLLERMHGKENREAKYVCVIALVDGNSEMTFEGECRGRIAEDYDTTGFGFGYDPVFYFLPFQARFSQISEEKKNTVSHRKAALDKLVSYLKANR from the coding sequence TTGAAATCCCTCGTAATCGCATCCAATAACGCGCACAAAATTCGAGAAATTCGGTCAATATTAAGCCCTCTAGGAATCGAATTAAAGACGCCTAGAGAGCTGGGCGTCGAATGCAATCCGGACGAGACCGGATCGACATTCGAAGAAAACGCCTTACTAAAAGCGAGAGAATTGTATTCTCTCTGTAGGCTTCCATCCTTAGCGGACGATTCGGGTATCTGCGTCGAGGCCCTAGGCGGAGAACCCGGAGTCTATTCCGCAAGATTCGGAGGAGAAGGATTGGACGACGAAGGAAGAGCCCGACTCCTTTTGGAAAGAATGCACGGTAAAGAAAACCGCGAGGCGAAATATGTTTGCGTTATTGCTCTTGTCGACGGCAACTCCGAAATGACGTTCGAGGGAGAATGCAGAGGACGAATCGCGGAAGATTACGATACAACCGGGTTCGGGTTCGGTTACGATCCGGTATTTTATTTTCTTCCCTTCCAAGCTCGTTTTTCACAAATAAGCGAGGAGAAGAAAAATACGGTCTCACATCGTAAAGCCGCCTTGGATAAGCTAGTCTCTTATTTGAAAGCGAATCGCTGA
- a CDS encoding STAS domain-containing protein — protein sequence MEITVQDDIHIIKISGSILQSDSEELDRNLSDHNFDPSPKVIIDLTEVSHICSTALGILVSYKKKFNSAEGDIIIVVNDEDLLQLFEITMLDKVFKVVPTIDDAFDEFKLGN from the coding sequence ATGGAAATTACGGTTCAAGACGACATTCATATCATCAAGATCTCCGGATCCATCCTCCAATCGGACAGCGAGGAACTGGACCGTAACCTTAGCGATCACAATTTCGACCCCTCCCCCAAAGTCATTATCGATCTTACGGAAGTAAGTCATATTTGCTCGACCGCTCTTGGGATTTTAGTTTCTTATAAGAAAAAATTCAATTCTGCGGAAGGGGATATTATTATCGTCGTGAACGATGAGGATCTGCTCCAGCTCTTTGAAATTACGATGCTTGATAAAGTGTTTAAAGTCGTTCCGACGATCGACGATGCCTTTGATGAATTCAAATTGGGAAATTGA